A single window of Hippocampus zosterae strain Florida chromosome 15, ASM2543408v3, whole genome shotgun sequence DNA harbors:
- the si:ch1073-184j22.2 gene encoding dual specificity protein phosphatase 18 has translation MSLCEITPTLFLGGADAALNGAMVTRKGITLMVNATLSHPCPAYPGVQVLRVPVRDLPDARLGDHFDPVGRRIHSNRTGGTLVYCAAGRSRSPALIMAYLMKYRGVTLRQAHLWVRNSRPCVSINIGFWEQLLSYERRLYGDNTVRIEPTLPVVGTHLPSALSRYRWSDKSHQQSPVVTSRHRSPRSPVGTSRRKLTSKLLRLQFVTSLERLNKSPG, from the coding sequence ATGTCCTTGTGCGAGATCACGCCCACCCTGTTCCTGGGCGGGGCGGACGCCGCCCTGAATGGTGCCATGGTGACACGTAAAGGCATCACCCTGATGGTCAACGCCACGCTGAGCCACCCTTGCCCCGCCTACCCGGGCGTACAGGTCCTGCGGGTGCCGGTACGCGACCTGCCAGACGCTCGCCTGGGGGACCACTTTGATCCGGTGGGCCGGCGTATCCACAGCAACCGCACGGGAGGCACCCTGGTGTACTGTGCTGCGGGCAGGAGCCGCTCTCCCGCCCTGATCATGGCCTACCTCATGAAGTACCGCGGGGTCACCCTGCGCCAGGCCCACCTGTGGGTGCGCAACAGCCGACCCTGCGTCAGCATTAACATCGGATTCTGGGAGCAGCTGCTTAGCTATGAGAGGCGACTGTACGGGGACAACACGGTCAGGATAGAGCCCACGCTGCCCGTCGTCGGAACCCATTTGCCTTCCGCCTTGTCGCGCTACAGGTGGTCGGACAAATCGCACCAGCAGTCGCCTGTGGTGACGTCACGCCACCGGTCACCCAGGTCGCCCGTCGGGACTTCACGGCGCAAGTTGACGAGCAAATTGCTCAGGTTGCAGTTTGTGACGTCACTTGAGCGACTGAACAAGTCACCTGGCTAG
- the wdr33 gene encoding pre-mRNA 3' end processing protein WDR33 isoform X2 — protein MATDVSSPQRFFHMPRFQHQAPRQVFYKRPDFAQQQAMQQLTFDGKRMRKAVNRKTIDYNPSVIRYLQNRQWQRDHRDLRAIQPDAGCYNDLVPPIGMLNNPMNAVTTKFVRTSTNKVKCPVFVIRWTPEGRRLVTGASSGEFTLWNGLTFNFETILQAHDSPVRAMTWSHNDMWMLTADHGGYVKYWQSNMNNVKMFQAHKEAVREASFSPTDSKFATCSDDGTVRIWDFQRCHEERILRGHGADVKCVDWHPTKGLVVSGSKDSQQPIKFWDPKTGQSLATLHAHKNTVMEVKWNTNGNWLLTASRDHLCKLFDIRNLKDELQVFRGHKKEATAVAWHPIHEGLFASGGSDGSLLFWNTGVEKEVGGMEMAHEGMIWSLAWHPLGHILCSGSNDHTSKFWTRNRPGDKMRDRYNLNLLPGMSEDGVEYDDMEPNSMAAIPGMGIPEQLKIAMEQEQSHKEAGPEEMSIPGLDWGMEEVMGKDNKRVPQKKVPYAKPIPAQFQQAWAENKVPSMPPSGDGPKERKAEPKVDGKKKSQVELEQEMAALQYTNPKLLEMKMERINQKSSDGPQQGSGPMPPFSGPAGQQNFGPPQSNNMGPPPLGPSFMSPAQMGASSGHGQGMMGPPDMQRHPATSRNMSTQGPHNMGPGSRGMPGPHGGMMGAPARGMGPRDLQGPPPQGGMMQPPSQGNMMGPQGGMMGHPSRTHNNFGMGGMHGPLPSNMQAPPYMQHQAPTSGPPMHGRSQQGPNNKDPRGPASNHHMGPSDRQGAVGHEHFWGDGQHKPQDFDGGQDFHGRGEEAWRPGPVYPGAAGHRVGAGPRGGVVVAANWGPEDRPPRDTGDFRGRRDDRFRGGPGRPGGRVYPEEYGAQDEGFDAAEDLRGWPRGGPPPRGSHDGYRDGPPIHDGASAAGRERSMSLQGMDMASLPPRKRPWQDGPGTADLRERDGIDAGRPQRDDGYGPPVRGARGGWGPSLRRGGPPMRSAPRGRGR, from the exons ATGGCGACTGACGTGAGCTCACCGCAGCGCTTCTTCCACATGCCGCGCTTCCAGCACCAAGCGCCGCGGCAGGTGTTCTACAAGCGGCCGGACTTCGCTCAGCAGCAGGCTATGCAGCAGCTCACCTTCGACGGCAAGCGCATGCGCAAGGCAGTCAACCGCAAGACCATCGATTATAACCCCTCTGTCATCAGATACCTGCAG AATCGTCAGTGGCAACGAGACCACCGCGACCTGCGAGCCATCCAACCCGATGCCGGATGCTACAATGAC TTGGTCCCCCCTATCGGAATGCTGAACAATCCCATGAATGCCGTCACCACCAAGTTTGTGCGCACATCCACCAACAAAGTCAAATGCCCCGTCTTTGTCATCCGG TGGACTCCTGAGGGGCGTCGGCTGGTGACGGGAGCGTCCAGTGGGGAGTTCACGCTGTGGAACGGACTGACGTTCAACTTTGAGACTATTCTCCAG GCCCACGACAGTCCTGTGCGCGCCATGACGTGGTCCCACAACGACATGTGGATGCTAACGGCGGACCACGGCGGCTACGTCAAGTACTGGCAGTCCAACATGAACAACGTTAAGATGTTCCAGGCGCACAAGGAGGCCGTGAGAGAAGCCAG TTTCTCGCCTACTGATAGTAAGTTTGCCACCTGCTCGGACGACGGCACTGTTAGGATTTGGGACTTCCAGCGATGCCATGAGGAGCGTATCCTTCGAG gtcacGGTGCTGATGTGAAGTGTGTGGACTGGCACCCCACTAAAGGTCTGGTGGTGTCCGGCAGCAAAGACAGTCAGCAGCCAATCAAATTCTGGGACCCAAAGACCGGACAGAGTCTGGCAACCCT CCACGCCCACAAGAACACGGTGATGGAGGTGAAGTGGAACACGAATGGCAACTGGCTGCTGACGGCGTCGCGCGACCACCTCTGCAAACTCTTTGACATCCGCAACCTGAAGGACGAGCTGCAGGTGTTTCGAGGACACAAGAAGGAAGCCACCG CCGTGGCCTGGCATCCCATCCACGAAGGGCTGTTTGCCAGCGGAGGTTCCGATGGTTCTTTGCTCTTCTGGAATACGGG GGTGGAGAAGGAAGTGGGAGGCATGGAGATGGCGCACGAGGGGATGATTTGGAGTTTGGCCTGGCACCCACTCGGTCACATCCTCTGTTCGGGATCCAATGACCACACCAG CAAATTCTGGACCAGGAATCGCCCTGGCGACAAAATGAGGGACCGCTACAACCTCAATCTTCTACCTGGCATGTCGGAGGACGGTGTGGAGTACG ACGACATGGAGCCAAACAGCATGGCCGCCATCCCTGGAATGGGAATTCCCGAGCAGCTGAAGATCGCCATGGAGCAGGAGCAGAGTC ACAAGGAGGCGGGGCCGGAGGAAATGTCCATCCCCGGACTTGACTGGGGTATGGAGGAGGTGATGGGCAAGGACAACAAAAGGGTCCCGCAGAAGAAAGTCCCCTATGCCAAACCCATCCCAGCACAGTTCCAGCAG GCCTGGGCGGAAAATAAAGTTCCTTCCATGCCCCCTTCTGGAGACGGCCCCAAAGAACGCAAGGCGGAGCCCAAAGTGGACGGCAAGAAGAAAAGTCAGGTGGAGCTGGAGCAAGAAATGGCGGCGCTGCAGTATACCAACCCCAAGCTGCTGGAG ATGAAGATGGAGCGCATTAACCAGAAGAGCTCGGACGGCCCCCAGCAGGGATCGGGCCCCATGCCCCCCTTCTCAGGCCCCGCCGGGCAGCAGAACTTCGGTCCTCCGCAGTCCAACAACATGGGCCCCCCACCTTTAGGGCCCTCTTTCATGTCTCCCGCTCAGATGGGTGCTTCGTCTGGGCACGGCCAGGGCATGATGGGCCCGCCGGACATGCAGAGACACCCCGCCACTTCCAGGAACATGAGCACTCAAGGACCTCACAACATGGGGCCCGGATCCAGAGGAATGCCAGGCCCTCACGGGGGCATGATGGGGGCCCCCGCTCGAGGGATGGGGCCACGGGACCTACAGGGCCCTCCGCCTCAGGGAGGCATGATGCAGCCGCCATCTCAAGGAAACATGATGGGACCTCAGGGGGGGATGATGGGACACCCATCCAGGACACATAATAACTTTGGGATGGGGGGGATGCACGGGCCTCTGCCAAGTAACATGCAGGCGCCCCCCTACATGCAGCACCAG GCTCCGACTTCGGGGCCCCCCATGCACGGGAGGAGTCAGCAGGGCCCCAACAACAAAG ACCCCCGGGGGCCGGCCTCCAACCACCACATGGGACCTTCGGATCGCCAAGGTGCAGTAGGGCACGAGCACTTCTGGGGGGATGGACAGCATAAACCGCAGGACTTTGACGGGGGCCAGGACTTCCACGGCCGAGGGGAGGAGGCCTGGAGACCTGGACCTGTCTATCCGGGGGCGGCGGGTCATAGAGTCGGGGCGGGTCCCCGAGGAGGCGTGGTGGTGGCGGCCAACTGGGGTCCCGAAGACCGGCCCCCCCGAGACACGGGAGACTTCAGAGGCCGGCGAGATGACAG GTTCAGGGGAGGTCCGGGACGGCCCGGAGGTCGAGTCTACCCTGAAGAGTATGGAGCCCAGGATGAGGGCTTTGACGCTGCCGAAGACCTGAGGGGCTGGCCCAGAGGTGGGCCCCCGCCTCGAGGAA GTCATGACGGCTACCGTGACGGACCCCCAATACACGATGGCGCGTCCGCGGCAGGCCGTGAGCGGTCGATGTCTCTGCAGGGGATGGATATGGCGTCTCTGCCACCACGGAAAAGACCCTGGCAGGACGGCCCAGGAACGGCTGACCTCAGAGAACGAGATGGCATAGACGCAG GTCGACCTCAGCGGGACGATGGCTACGGCCCGCCTGTGCGGGGAGCGCGGGGCGGCTGGGGGCCCAGTCTCAGAAGAGGAGGGCCACCCATGCGCAGCGCGCCAAGGGGCCGCGGCCGCTAG
- the wdr33 gene encoding pre-mRNA 3' end processing protein WDR33 isoform X1, with protein MATDVSSPQRFFHMPRFQHQAPRQVFYKRPDFAQQQAMQQLTFDGKRMRKAVNRKTIDYNPSVIRYLQNRQWQRDHRDLRAIQPDAGCYNDLVPPIGMLNNPMNAVTTKFVRTSTNKVKCPVFVIRWTPEGRRLVTGASSGEFTLWNGLTFNFETILQAHDSPVRAMTWSHNDMWMLTADHGGYVKYWQSNMNNVKMFQAHKEAVREASFSPTDSKFATCSDDGTVRIWDFQRCHEERILRGHGADVKCVDWHPTKGLVVSGSKDSQQPIKFWDPKTGQSLATLHAHKNTVMEVKWNTNGNWLLTASRDHLCKLFDIRNLKDELQVFRGHKKEATAVAWHPIHEGLFASGGSDGSLLFWNTGVEKEVGGMEMAHEGMIWSLAWHPLGHILCSGSNDHTSKFWTRNRPGDKMRDRYNLNLLPGMSEDGVEYDDMEPNSMAAIPGMGIPEQLKIAMEQEQSHKEAGPEEMSIPGLDWGMEEVMGKDNKRVPQKKVPYAKPIPAQFQQAWAENKVPSMPPSGDGPKERKAEPKVDGKKKSQVELEQEMAALQYTNPKLLEQMKMERINQKSSDGPQQGSGPMPPFSGPAGQQNFGPPQSNNMGPPPLGPSFMSPAQMGASSGHGQGMMGPPDMQRHPATSRNMSTQGPHNMGPGSRGMPGPHGGMMGAPARGMGPRDLQGPPPQGGMMQPPSQGNMMGPQGGMMGHPSRTHNNFGMGGMHGPLPSNMQAPPYMQHQAPTSGPPMHGRSQQGPNNKDPRGPASNHHMGPSDRQGAVGHEHFWGDGQHKPQDFDGGQDFHGRGEEAWRPGPVYPGAAGHRVGAGPRGGVVVAANWGPEDRPPRDTGDFRGRRDDRFRGGPGRPGGRVYPEEYGAQDEGFDAAEDLRGWPRGGPPPRGSHDGYRDGPPIHDGASAAGRERSMSLQGMDMASLPPRKRPWQDGPGTADLRERDGIDAGRPQRDDGYGPPVRGARGGWGPSLRRGGPPMRSAPRGRGR; from the exons ATGGCGACTGACGTGAGCTCACCGCAGCGCTTCTTCCACATGCCGCGCTTCCAGCACCAAGCGCCGCGGCAGGTGTTCTACAAGCGGCCGGACTTCGCTCAGCAGCAGGCTATGCAGCAGCTCACCTTCGACGGCAAGCGCATGCGCAAGGCAGTCAACCGCAAGACCATCGATTATAACCCCTCTGTCATCAGATACCTGCAG AATCGTCAGTGGCAACGAGACCACCGCGACCTGCGAGCCATCCAACCCGATGCCGGATGCTACAATGAC TTGGTCCCCCCTATCGGAATGCTGAACAATCCCATGAATGCCGTCACCACCAAGTTTGTGCGCACATCCACCAACAAAGTCAAATGCCCCGTCTTTGTCATCCGG TGGACTCCTGAGGGGCGTCGGCTGGTGACGGGAGCGTCCAGTGGGGAGTTCACGCTGTGGAACGGACTGACGTTCAACTTTGAGACTATTCTCCAG GCCCACGACAGTCCTGTGCGCGCCATGACGTGGTCCCACAACGACATGTGGATGCTAACGGCGGACCACGGCGGCTACGTCAAGTACTGGCAGTCCAACATGAACAACGTTAAGATGTTCCAGGCGCACAAGGAGGCCGTGAGAGAAGCCAG TTTCTCGCCTACTGATAGTAAGTTTGCCACCTGCTCGGACGACGGCACTGTTAGGATTTGGGACTTCCAGCGATGCCATGAGGAGCGTATCCTTCGAG gtcacGGTGCTGATGTGAAGTGTGTGGACTGGCACCCCACTAAAGGTCTGGTGGTGTCCGGCAGCAAAGACAGTCAGCAGCCAATCAAATTCTGGGACCCAAAGACCGGACAGAGTCTGGCAACCCT CCACGCCCACAAGAACACGGTGATGGAGGTGAAGTGGAACACGAATGGCAACTGGCTGCTGACGGCGTCGCGCGACCACCTCTGCAAACTCTTTGACATCCGCAACCTGAAGGACGAGCTGCAGGTGTTTCGAGGACACAAGAAGGAAGCCACCG CCGTGGCCTGGCATCCCATCCACGAAGGGCTGTTTGCCAGCGGAGGTTCCGATGGTTCTTTGCTCTTCTGGAATACGGG GGTGGAGAAGGAAGTGGGAGGCATGGAGATGGCGCACGAGGGGATGATTTGGAGTTTGGCCTGGCACCCACTCGGTCACATCCTCTGTTCGGGATCCAATGACCACACCAG CAAATTCTGGACCAGGAATCGCCCTGGCGACAAAATGAGGGACCGCTACAACCTCAATCTTCTACCTGGCATGTCGGAGGACGGTGTGGAGTACG ACGACATGGAGCCAAACAGCATGGCCGCCATCCCTGGAATGGGAATTCCCGAGCAGCTGAAGATCGCCATGGAGCAGGAGCAGAGTC ACAAGGAGGCGGGGCCGGAGGAAATGTCCATCCCCGGACTTGACTGGGGTATGGAGGAGGTGATGGGCAAGGACAACAAAAGGGTCCCGCAGAAGAAAGTCCCCTATGCCAAACCCATCCCAGCACAGTTCCAGCAG GCCTGGGCGGAAAATAAAGTTCCTTCCATGCCCCCTTCTGGAGACGGCCCCAAAGAACGCAAGGCGGAGCCCAAAGTGGACGGCAAGAAGAAAAGTCAGGTGGAGCTGGAGCAAGAAATGGCGGCGCTGCAGTATACCAACCCCAAGCTGCTGGAG CAGATGAAGATGGAGCGCATTAACCAGAAGAGCTCGGACGGCCCCCAGCAGGGATCGGGCCCCATGCCCCCCTTCTCAGGCCCCGCCGGGCAGCAGAACTTCGGTCCTCCGCAGTCCAACAACATGGGCCCCCCACCTTTAGGGCCCTCTTTCATGTCTCCCGCTCAGATGGGTGCTTCGTCTGGGCACGGCCAGGGCATGATGGGCCCGCCGGACATGCAGAGACACCCCGCCACTTCCAGGAACATGAGCACTCAAGGACCTCACAACATGGGGCCCGGATCCAGAGGAATGCCAGGCCCTCACGGGGGCATGATGGGGGCCCCCGCTCGAGGGATGGGGCCACGGGACCTACAGGGCCCTCCGCCTCAGGGAGGCATGATGCAGCCGCCATCTCAAGGAAACATGATGGGACCTCAGGGGGGGATGATGGGACACCCATCCAGGACACATAATAACTTTGGGATGGGGGGGATGCACGGGCCTCTGCCAAGTAACATGCAGGCGCCCCCCTACATGCAGCACCAG GCTCCGACTTCGGGGCCCCCCATGCACGGGAGGAGTCAGCAGGGCCCCAACAACAAAG ACCCCCGGGGGCCGGCCTCCAACCACCACATGGGACCTTCGGATCGCCAAGGTGCAGTAGGGCACGAGCACTTCTGGGGGGATGGACAGCATAAACCGCAGGACTTTGACGGGGGCCAGGACTTCCACGGCCGAGGGGAGGAGGCCTGGAGACCTGGACCTGTCTATCCGGGGGCGGCGGGTCATAGAGTCGGGGCGGGTCCCCGAGGAGGCGTGGTGGTGGCGGCCAACTGGGGTCCCGAAGACCGGCCCCCCCGAGACACGGGAGACTTCAGAGGCCGGCGAGATGACAG GTTCAGGGGAGGTCCGGGACGGCCCGGAGGTCGAGTCTACCCTGAAGAGTATGGAGCCCAGGATGAGGGCTTTGACGCTGCCGAAGACCTGAGGGGCTGGCCCAGAGGTGGGCCCCCGCCTCGAGGAA GTCATGACGGCTACCGTGACGGACCCCCAATACACGATGGCGCGTCCGCGGCAGGCCGTGAGCGGTCGATGTCTCTGCAGGGGATGGATATGGCGTCTCTGCCACCACGGAAAAGACCCTGGCAGGACGGCCCAGGAACGGCTGACCTCAGAGAACGAGATGGCATAGACGCAG GTCGACCTCAGCGGGACGATGGCTACGGCCCGCCTGTGCGGGGAGCGCGGGGCGGCTGGGGGCCCAGTCTCAGAAGAGGAGGGCCACCCATGCGCAGCGCGCCAAGGGGCCGCGGCCGCTAG
- the sft2d3 gene encoding vesicle transport protein SFT2C, whose amino-acid sequence MAELNRQLQEYLSQSRGKTAPASSHPGSSTAVELGDPDPVPGSWFGRWSSPWSGGGGSSTSAAPSSGGSWPWSSDPDPCLPGVSRRQRLAISGMFAALSALCFGLSALYAPLLLLYARKFALLWSLGSAFAIAAVAVLRGPGRLAASLPGSPGAAVYLCALVGTLYAAMSLHSTVLTALGATAQVVILVGYVVSLLPGGTAGIRFVGSVAASTIKRTVTGKSMVI is encoded by the coding sequence ATGGCAGAGTTGAACCGGCAGCTTCAGGAGTATTTGTCGCAGTCCAGAGGCAAGACCGCCCCCGCATCGTCGCATCCTGGATCCAGCACCGCGGTGGAGCTCGGTGACCCCGATCCCGTTCCTGGGAGTTGGTTCGGACGCTGGTCCAGCCCGTGGTCCGGGGGAGGCGGTTCCTCGACCTCGGCGGCTCCGAGCTCCGGCGGGAGTTGGCCGTGGTCGTCCGACCCGGACCCGTGCCTGCCGGGTGTGAGTCGTCGCCAGCGGCTAGCAATCTCCGGGATGTTTGCCGCCCTGTCAGCACTGTGCTTCGGCCTGTCTGCTTTATATGCACCACTGCTGCTGCTCTACGCCCGCAAGTTCGCTCTACTCTGGTCGCTTGGCTCGGCCTTCGCCATTGCGGCCGTGGCTGTTCTGCGGGGACCCGGGAGACTCGCCGCCAGCCTGCCCGGCTCGCCCGGGGCCGCCGTGTACCTGTGCGCCCTCGTAGGGACGCTGTACGCCGCGATGAGCCTTCACAGCACCGTGCTGACGGCTCTCGGGGCTACCGCGCAGGTCGTCATCCTGGTTGGCTACGTGGTGTCGCTGCTCCCCGGAGGCACCGCGGGGATCCGATTCGTGGGCAGCGTGGCCGCGTCCACCATCAAAAGGACCGTGACTGGGAAAAGCATGGTGATCTGA
- the wdr33 gene encoding pre-mRNA 3' end processing protein WDR33 isoform X3 produces MATDVSSPQRFFHMPRFQHQAPRQVFYKRPDFAQQQAMQQLTFDGKRMRKAVNRKTIDYNPSVIRYLQNRQWQRDHRDLRAIQPDAGCYNDLVPPIGMLNNPMNAVTTKFVRTSTNKVKCPVFVIRWTPEGRRLVTGASSGEFTLWNGLTFNFETILQAHDSPVRAMTWSHNDMWMLTADHGGYVKYWQSNMNNVKMFQAHKEAVREASFSPTDSKFATCSDDGTVRIWDFQRCHEERILRGHGADVKCVDWHPTKGLVVSGSKDSQQPIKFWDPKTGQSLATLHAHKNTVMEVKWNTNGNWLLTASRDHLCKLFDIRNLKDELQVFRGHKKEATAVAWHPIHEGLFASGGSDGSLLFWNTGVEKEVGGMEMAHEGMIWSLAWHPLGHILCSGSNDHTSKFWTRNRPGDKMRDRYNLNLLPGMSEDGVEYDDMEPNSMAAIPGMGIPEQLKIAMEQEQSHKEAGPEEMSIPGLDWGMEEVMGKDNKRVPQKKVPYAKPIPAQFQQAWAENKVPSMPPSGDGPKERKAEPKVDGKKKSQVELEQEMAALQYTNPKLLEQMKMERINQKSSDGPQQGSGPMPPFSGPAGQQNFGPPQSNNMGPPPLGPSFMSPAQMGASSGHGQGMMGPPDMQRHPATSRNMSTQGPHNMGPGSRGMPGPHGGMMGAPARGMGPRDLQGPPPQGGMMQPPSQGNMMGPQGGMMGHPSRTHNNFGMGGMHGPLPSNMQAPPYMQHQAPTSGPPMHGRSQQGPNNKDPRGPASNHHMGPSDRQGAVGHEHFWGDGQHKPQDFDGGQDFHGRGEEAWRPGPVYPGAAGHRVGAGPRGGVVVAANWGPEDRPPRDTGDFRGRRDDRFRGGPGRPGGRVYPEEYGAQDEGFDAAEDLRGWPRGHDGYRDGPPIHDGASAAGRERSMSLQGMDMASLPPRKRPWQDGPGTADLRERDGIDAGRPQRDDGYGPPVRGARGGWGPSLRRGGPPMRSAPRGRGR; encoded by the exons ATGGCGACTGACGTGAGCTCACCGCAGCGCTTCTTCCACATGCCGCGCTTCCAGCACCAAGCGCCGCGGCAGGTGTTCTACAAGCGGCCGGACTTCGCTCAGCAGCAGGCTATGCAGCAGCTCACCTTCGACGGCAAGCGCATGCGCAAGGCAGTCAACCGCAAGACCATCGATTATAACCCCTCTGTCATCAGATACCTGCAG AATCGTCAGTGGCAACGAGACCACCGCGACCTGCGAGCCATCCAACCCGATGCCGGATGCTACAATGAC TTGGTCCCCCCTATCGGAATGCTGAACAATCCCATGAATGCCGTCACCACCAAGTTTGTGCGCACATCCACCAACAAAGTCAAATGCCCCGTCTTTGTCATCCGG TGGACTCCTGAGGGGCGTCGGCTGGTGACGGGAGCGTCCAGTGGGGAGTTCACGCTGTGGAACGGACTGACGTTCAACTTTGAGACTATTCTCCAG GCCCACGACAGTCCTGTGCGCGCCATGACGTGGTCCCACAACGACATGTGGATGCTAACGGCGGACCACGGCGGCTACGTCAAGTACTGGCAGTCCAACATGAACAACGTTAAGATGTTCCAGGCGCACAAGGAGGCCGTGAGAGAAGCCAG TTTCTCGCCTACTGATAGTAAGTTTGCCACCTGCTCGGACGACGGCACTGTTAGGATTTGGGACTTCCAGCGATGCCATGAGGAGCGTATCCTTCGAG gtcacGGTGCTGATGTGAAGTGTGTGGACTGGCACCCCACTAAAGGTCTGGTGGTGTCCGGCAGCAAAGACAGTCAGCAGCCAATCAAATTCTGGGACCCAAAGACCGGACAGAGTCTGGCAACCCT CCACGCCCACAAGAACACGGTGATGGAGGTGAAGTGGAACACGAATGGCAACTGGCTGCTGACGGCGTCGCGCGACCACCTCTGCAAACTCTTTGACATCCGCAACCTGAAGGACGAGCTGCAGGTGTTTCGAGGACACAAGAAGGAAGCCACCG CCGTGGCCTGGCATCCCATCCACGAAGGGCTGTTTGCCAGCGGAGGTTCCGATGGTTCTTTGCTCTTCTGGAATACGGG GGTGGAGAAGGAAGTGGGAGGCATGGAGATGGCGCACGAGGGGATGATTTGGAGTTTGGCCTGGCACCCACTCGGTCACATCCTCTGTTCGGGATCCAATGACCACACCAG CAAATTCTGGACCAGGAATCGCCCTGGCGACAAAATGAGGGACCGCTACAACCTCAATCTTCTACCTGGCATGTCGGAGGACGGTGTGGAGTACG ACGACATGGAGCCAAACAGCATGGCCGCCATCCCTGGAATGGGAATTCCCGAGCAGCTGAAGATCGCCATGGAGCAGGAGCAGAGTC ACAAGGAGGCGGGGCCGGAGGAAATGTCCATCCCCGGACTTGACTGGGGTATGGAGGAGGTGATGGGCAAGGACAACAAAAGGGTCCCGCAGAAGAAAGTCCCCTATGCCAAACCCATCCCAGCACAGTTCCAGCAG GCCTGGGCGGAAAATAAAGTTCCTTCCATGCCCCCTTCTGGAGACGGCCCCAAAGAACGCAAGGCGGAGCCCAAAGTGGACGGCAAGAAGAAAAGTCAGGTGGAGCTGGAGCAAGAAATGGCGGCGCTGCAGTATACCAACCCCAAGCTGCTGGAG CAGATGAAGATGGAGCGCATTAACCAGAAGAGCTCGGACGGCCCCCAGCAGGGATCGGGCCCCATGCCCCCCTTCTCAGGCCCCGCCGGGCAGCAGAACTTCGGTCCTCCGCAGTCCAACAACATGGGCCCCCCACCTTTAGGGCCCTCTTTCATGTCTCCCGCTCAGATGGGTGCTTCGTCTGGGCACGGCCAGGGCATGATGGGCCCGCCGGACATGCAGAGACACCCCGCCACTTCCAGGAACATGAGCACTCAAGGACCTCACAACATGGGGCCCGGATCCAGAGGAATGCCAGGCCCTCACGGGGGCATGATGGGGGCCCCCGCTCGAGGGATGGGGCCACGGGACCTACAGGGCCCTCCGCCTCAGGGAGGCATGATGCAGCCGCCATCTCAAGGAAACATGATGGGACCTCAGGGGGGGATGATGGGACACCCATCCAGGACACATAATAACTTTGGGATGGGGGGGATGCACGGGCCTCTGCCAAGTAACATGCAGGCGCCCCCCTACATGCAGCACCAG GCTCCGACTTCGGGGCCCCCCATGCACGGGAGGAGTCAGCAGGGCCCCAACAACAAAG ACCCCCGGGGGCCGGCCTCCAACCACCACATGGGACCTTCGGATCGCCAAGGTGCAGTAGGGCACGAGCACTTCTGGGGGGATGGACAGCATAAACCGCAGGACTTTGACGGGGGCCAGGACTTCCACGGCCGAGGGGAGGAGGCCTGGAGACCTGGACCTGTCTATCCGGGGGCGGCGGGTCATAGAGTCGGGGCGGGTCCCCGAGGAGGCGTGGTGGTGGCGGCCAACTGGGGTCCCGAAGACCGGCCCCCCCGAGACACGGGAGACTTCAGAGGCCGGCGAGATGACAG GTTCAGGGGAGGTCCGGGACGGCCCGGAGGTCGAGTCTACCCTGAAGAGTATGGAGCCCAGGATGAGGGCTTTGACGCTGCCGAAGACCTGAGGGGCTGGCCCAGAG GTCATGACGGCTACCGTGACGGACCCCCAATACACGATGGCGCGTCCGCGGCAGGCCGTGAGCGGTCGATGTCTCTGCAGGGGATGGATATGGCGTCTCTGCCACCACGGAAAAGACCCTGGCAGGACGGCCCAGGAACGGCTGACCTCAGAGAACGAGATGGCATAGACGCAG GTCGACCTCAGCGGGACGATGGCTACGGCCCGCCTGTGCGGGGAGCGCGGGGCGGCTGGGGGCCCAGTCTCAGAAGAGGAGGGCCACCCATGCGCAGCGCGCCAAGGGGCCGCGGCCGCTAG